The proteins below come from a single Ptychodera flava strain L36383 chromosome 6, AS_Pfla_20210202, whole genome shotgun sequence genomic window:
- the LOC139135577 gene encoding protein SPMIP1-like, with amino-acid sequence MSRGAMDTQRQNFFVESVQKEMQYRMRWKTKYSKEYARLFYQRDPEQEETTSTPKQVLARTTMPVSDPPRKSLGQRMKEGRLHDEQRGLRDTSEGKQNQAPLTEMRPVSKTTKSLLYSGFSKIEEGRHAYLQARKKKKPYEKFTYPMTNSWEYGWKIDDYMKHYRPPKHGMTHVVQDTFYRPNGVSLDESEFNQ; translated from the exons ATGTCGCGCGGTGCCATGGACACGCAGAGGCAGAATTTCTTCGTAGAGTCTGTACAGAAGGAGATGCAATACCGGATGAgatggaaaacaaaatacagcaaGGAATACGCCAGGCTTTTCTATCAGCGTGACCCGGAGCAAGAAGAGACAACATCCACACCTAAACAAGTCCTCGCTAGAACGACAATGCCAGTCAGCGACCCTCCTCGGAAAAGTCTTGGGCAGCGGATGAAGGAAGGCAGACTACACGACGAGCAGAGAGGACTCCGTGACACCAGTGAGGGAAAACAGAATCAAGCACCACTTACTGAGATGAGACCAGTTTCAAAAACAACGAAGTCTTTGCTCTATTCAG GTTTCAGTAAAATCGAAGAGGGAAGGCATGCGTACTTGCAAGCCAGGAAAAAGAAGAAACCGTACGAAAAATTCACCTACCCGATGACCAATAGCTGGGAGTACGGCTGGAAAATCGACGACTACATGAAACACTACAGACCGCCAAAACACGGAATGACGCACGTGGTTCAGGACACCTTCTATCGCCCCAACGGCGTGTCACTTGATGAATCGGAGTTCAACCAATGA